A stretch of the uncultured Desulfobacter sp. genome encodes the following:
- the thiM gene encoding hydroxyethylthiazole kinase, whose product MHAHELAENTYSLFAALRDTRPLVHVVTNFVVMNQTANVLLALGASPMMSWAEDDAKYMSGVSDALCINTGTPVSDRISVMKSLMAFAGESGKPVVLDPVGAGAGPFRTDIARELCEFAPAKIIRGNPSEICALAAGHLSTKGVDSGISAEQARAILTGHGRPDRNADDLPSGATGLLESASALVVSGNTDMVLGQGKMVKISNGSQLMGAVTGTGCILSAICAAFFAVAENGFDAAVASVVVTGIAGELAAAGLSGPGFFLPHFIDSLYALTEADIHQHLRGEVLCLE is encoded by the coding sequence ATGCACGCCCATGAATTGGCCGAAAATACGTATAGTCTTTTTGCCGCGCTGCGCGATACAAGACCTTTGGTCCATGTGGTGACCAACTTTGTGGTAATGAACCAGACCGCCAATGTGCTTTTGGCCCTTGGGGCCTCACCCATGATGTCCTGGGCAGAAGATGATGCAAAGTATATGTCCGGTGTATCGGATGCCCTTTGCATCAACACCGGCACGCCGGTGTCGGATCGGATTTCGGTCATGAAGTCCTTGATGGCGTTTGCCGGAGAATCTGGAAAACCCGTTGTATTAGATCCTGTGGGCGCCGGTGCCGGGCCCTTCCGCACGGATATTGCCCGGGAGCTTTGCGAGTTTGCCCCGGCAAAAATTATCCGGGGCAACCCTTCGGAAATCTGCGCCCTGGCTGCCGGCCATTTATCTACCAAGGGGGTGGACAGCGGGATCTCTGCTGAACAGGCCAGGGCTATTCTCACCGGGCACGGCCGGCCCGACCGAAATGCAGATGACTTGCCAAGCGGTGCCACCGGGTTGCTTGAATCCGCATCGGCCCTTGTCGTCAGCGGGAACACCGACATGGTGCTGGGGCAGGGGAAAATGGTTAAAATCTCCAATGGATCCCAACTCATGGGTGCGGTCACCGGTACCGGCTGTATCCTTTCGGCCATCTGTGCCGCTTTTTTTGCCGTGGCTGAAAATGGGTTTGACGCAGCCGTCGCAAGCGTTGTCGTTACGGGGATTGCCGGGGAACTGGCCGCAGCCGGGCTGTCTGGTCCCGGCTTTTTTCTACCCCATTTTATAGACAGTTTGTACGCACTTACTGAAGCAGATATTCATCAACATCTAAGGGGTGAAGTTCTTTGCCTTGAGTGA